TTCCGCGCGATTGAGCGATTGCCGTGGCATTGATGATATTCACAGACTGGTCGAGCGACCCTTCAAGCAGGCCGACTGTGAACGAAGATGTCATCAGTCGTGTTTTGCGATTGGCTGCATCACCTCGGAAAATGATTTCAGCAGATTTCAGCCCCTGCCCTTTGATCATCTGAGATCCAAGCAAACCCAGTCGATGGCTGAGGTCCAGGTAGTGCTTCAGGTCCTGCATCTCGGTCGCGGAAACCGGTGCCATATTAACGGCACAGCGGATTTCGTTTCGCAGCAGATAGCCGCAGACCATTTCGGCAGCCTCGATGGCAACCAGTTGTTGTGCTTCTTCGGTGGACGCACCCAGGTGCGGCGTGGCCAGAACCTGTGGCAGATCAACCAATCGTCGGTCTGTTGGAGGTTCTTCCACAAAAACATCAATCGCCGCGCCACCAACGTGGCCGGATTCGATCGCATCTGCGAGGTCATTCTCGTCGATAATGCCTCCACGAGCACAATTGATCAGCTGAACTCCCGGCTTCATTTTCTTCAGGCGTTCGGCATTGATCATGCCGCGGGTTTCGTTTGTCAGCGGCGTATGCACGGTGAGATAATCGCATCGAGTGATGATTTCATCGACGTCGCGGAACAGATCAATGCCCAATTCCTTGGCTTTGTCTTCGGACAAAAACGGGTCGTAACCCAGCACATTCATTTCAAAGGCAACGGCCCGCTGTGCAACGCTGAGCCCGATTCGTCCCAGACCAATGACGGCCAGCGTTTTTCCGGCCAGTTGTCGCCCCTGAAAGGATTTTCGATCCCATTTCCCGGCCTTCATACTCGCGTGGGCCGGGCCGATGTTGCGCGAAAGCGCCAGCATCATGGCGAAGGTGTGTTCGGCCGTACTGATGGTGTTACCAGCAGGTGTGTTCATCACCAGAATTCCGGCCCTTGTGGCGGCATCCAGGTTGATGTTGTCGACGCCCACGCCTGCTCGAGCGATTGCCTTCAGCCGTTTCTGTCCGTCCAGAATCTCCGGAGTCAGCGTGGTTCCGCTTCGGATAATGATCGCATCGCACGACTGAAGTTCTTCGCGAACCTGTTCGGGCGTCAAGCCACTCCTGACAACGGGTTCGATCCCTTCGGTTTCTTCCAGAATCTTCAGACCAGCTTTGGACAGACTGTCGGTAATGAGAACTCGGTACACGTGCAAATCTCTGAATCTTGGTTGAGTGATTGGATCGTGTTGGGCGGGTTGCAGCTCCTTTTCATCCAGCTGCGCATCCGCGGGGCACGTGTTCTAAGCGTAACGAGCCTAAATCACAAGAAGACGAACGTTTTCAGGGGAAACTTGTGACTGCCCGGAAACCATTCCTGGTTTTGAACGCAGGGATCCCGGGAGAAGACGCCGGGACGCCATGACGGCCGCCGGTTGTTGCTACTTGCGGTCAAGAATCAGCAAACCGACGATGGTCAGGCCAATTCCGGCCAGCGTGACGGAAGTCAGCGGTTCCGCAAAAAATACAAATGCCCCCACTGCACACATGGCATTCTGGGAGGCATTTACCACATTGGCGCGGCTGATGGTGAGGAATCGAAGAGCGTGTGTGATGGCGAAGAATCCTACCGCGTTGAACGTTCCAGCCGCAATCATTGTCCACCAGTCCTGACCGCTGATCGCTCTAAGCCCGGAAATCCCCAGATTTGCCGCGCTGATGGGACAAAGAGTCAACAACCCCGTCACGCTGAATGCCAAAAGAGTGACCTCAATCGGGAGTTTTGACTGCACCACGCGCCGAATCACGACACCACACAGTCCGTAGGAGACGCCGGATACCAGCGCGATGGCAATTCCAAAGGATGCGGAACTCTTCGATGGGTCAACGCTTCCACCGCCGGTATGAGCCGCGGCAGAAAGAAATCCGATTGAAGCGACCATCAGTCCCATACTGATTGCTGTGCGCACAGAGACGGCATCGCCAACAACGATGCGGCCGACGATCGCTCCACTGACGATGATTGAAGAAAACACGATCGGAACTGTGATCGCCAAACCAATTTCACGCAGTGCCAGCTGGAAGCCAAGGTTACCGCCAAACTGCATCAGCAACGCCGCCCCGATCAATGGTCGAAAGGCAGACCATGCCGGGAAAGTTGTTCTGCCCTTCGAAATATTCATCGCCAGCAGGACAGCCGCAGCAAGAAAAGTCGGCAGTGCCTTCATTCCGGATATCCAGACATCCCAGAAGAAACCGCCCTGCCCTTTCGCCAGTTGACGCAAGGCCAGATTCGCTACGGAATATCCGACGGCTGCCAGCAATCCCAGTGCGACACCTTTGGCGGCGTCAGAATCCGCAGTCTTCAGCGGCGGTACGGGAGGCTGGGTCGATTCCGGACGACGAACGGCGGCGGTACTCATAGGTCTCGATGTTCGGTCAGACGGTTCTGAACGCCCGGGTGGAACGGAATGAGTGGATGTCTCGATCAGTGAACAGACCGAATGATAGTCCACTGACACGGCGCGACCAGAAGACGTACCGGCCTTTTAGCGTGGGTTTTCCGGTTTCCTGATAAGAGTTTTCAGGAATTCTTCATTTTTGATGCATCGGACGAGTGCCTTATTGCAGGCTCTGAATGCCCCGAGGCTTTTGTTGTCGGATGTAAAAATAGATCATGGTGGTGCTGCTATCGGCGTTACCAGGGACATGCCTGACAGGTGCCGATACCCTTTTCGTCTTTCAGCAGGCCGCTGCAAAAAACGACACGAAAGTAAACCCGAAACATGAACGAGTAAACTCAGGCGTGAACCGCGAAGCGAGCGAGAGACAGCCTCAGTCCGGGAACCGGCAGCACCGCCGTGAGACCGGCCCAGCGGGAAACCCGATGCGTCAGCAAGGGACCGGAGAGCGAGCACGCAAAGTCGCCAAGGCGCGAAGACGCGAAGACGAAACGCCAGAAGAACAGTCCGTAGGCTCGAGGCATCCGTCTGGACCCCTCAAGTTCCCCCAGAATTGTTGTCCGCCTTTTGGCAGCATTGGCGTCTTTTGGTGAGACATCACCCCGCACATGCCAAAAAGAAAACCCGAAGCGTGAGCGAGGGATGAACTGCCCTGACCATCTGTCGCGGTCGTGCCAGTGCATATGTTCGTTCCATTCCAGAGCTATGCTCGCTGCTCGTTTAACCGACCGAAAGGGGAGGCTGCTTCACGCGAGGTGTCTGTCCCTAATTGCCGAACCGGCCCGAAGGGTGGCCTCAGCACAAGCGGCCTCACACATTTCTTCACGACGGTAGTTCTTCACGACCTGCGCCGTTCGAAGATCGCTGCCTGATTCCAACAGGTGCTCCAAGACAGTGCCACAAGGAAACCCAAAGCGTGAGCAGGATCAACCACTCGCGTAACCATCCGTCCCTCGGGTCACAGTCGAGCCAGTGCAGATGACTGAACCAATCAAGAACGGTCATTCTATTCCAGAACAGTGCCTGCCGCTGTTTAACCCGACCCAAAGGAGGCCTGATCAGACGCATTCTCACCGCCGTTCTTCCGACGATCTACATCAAAAGATGAACGTCTTTATGATCGCACTCTGCAGCGGGTCCAGCGACGGATCAGCATCGACGCGTTGACTTCGATGGTTTCCTTCGGGCGGCTGGATAGCTATCAGAGCATCGACTCCCAACCAGTGCGGAAACCAGCGTGCGTCTCTCGCTCAGGTGAATCGCGCTGACGCATGTTCCATGGCTGCAGCGACATCCACCCCACCCCTTTTTGTACGAACTTCAGCATTCAAGGGCGATACATTGACACCTGTAAGCCATGCGGGTATTGTGATACCCGTCGATTAGACGTCAATCGCACAATATCTGCCCACGCGTGATATTGAATATTACCGCCTATTCGCGCGTTTTTTCCCTTCCAATATCAGGATATCACGCTTATGAAGATAATGAAGAGTTACTTGTCAATTGGGTTGATGTCTTCCATAGCCATCCGATGCGAATTTTGTTTGCCTGTCTTCTGCCATTCTTAGCTGCTGATTGGTTCAAAAGAAAAGTGCTGGCACTATGCAGGTCGATACACCCAGCGAAAAATGGTTCGCAGCTCCCCATTGAGCCGACTGGCAAATACGCATTCATTGGCTGCATGATGCACTGATTTATAGCAGATGGCTCGTGCTTCTCTACCGTTCTCCAAAATCGAACTCCAGGCTTTGGGGGCCGGATCTAATCAAACTGGAGGGCGGCAACGCAGTTGATCACGCTCACGAGTGACGGTTTTGCCACATACCATGGACTATCCGGAGTGGATCGTATAGGTAGCATACCGGCAAACTCGGCGTTCGTGACTACGGGTCGCCCGTCTCCTTTGGAGCGACTCAGCGCAACCGAAGAAGGACACGAGTTCGGTCTGAATTCGACGTGTCTCACCCAGCACTACCAGCTGTCGATCTATCTTCCTGACAATGGTATGGAGCTGAAAGTCACAGGAACGATTTTAACTACGCGGTGACTACCGCTTTTGGTTAGTTCAAACTATCATCGACGTTTGCAGACGATGTTGATGTGAGTCAAAAAGAGGCAACAATAAGATGCAAGCCGGAGCGTGTTTGATGGACTGGTGCACACATTGGAAAATCAACCGCGCAAACTGTACGATCTGTCGTTCTTCCACAATCACCACGCGACCATGGTATAGAAAATGACGCTGCTGAAATCGACGTAAGCTGAATCACAATTGCCGCTGTTGTCTGCATGGTGCTTGTTGGTTGCGGCTCCGAAAACACCGGAGACGGCAACGAATCAAGGTCTTCAAGTCCGTTCGGTTCGAATGACCAAACACAACTCACTTGATGATAAAAAATGTCGCAAAGCAATAAGGTGCTCGCTGATGGGACGATTCTGCTGAATGACAAACAGGTCGTCATTGACGAACTTAAGATCAAGCTGCAGAACTCAAAGAAAAGAACGGTGTGGTTTGGTACTATCAGGAAAAGGGGCGGCGAACCGCCGCCACAGGCAATGTCCGTAATGGAGGCCGTCGTGGATGCAAAACCTGATTAAGCTGTCCTCCAAACTGACTTCTCGAACTAATCATCATTCCGTGCGGCAACTGAATCCGCGGAAGAACAAACGGTTGAACGTGAGCGGCAGATCATTGCCTGAACGAAGCAACGGTTTCACGCCACGTTACTCCGTGTAGCGTTCGTCGATGAAATAAGATGGCCTTCTTTAGCGATGACAAATTTATACTTCGCAGGCATTGCTGATGACTGGCGATCAAGATCTCATCGGATTTACGTTCGTTGCTAGCGGAAACCGGTTCCAGGCAGCCATTCGATGACAGCGTTTGCCACCGCAACGCCTGTTAATGGTCGGATTCGCGACCGTTTCGTTCTTGCATGGAACAAAGAGCTATATCTTTGGCAATAGATTGACATTAACTCTGCTGGCAAGGGCATACTACTGACTGGCGTTTGATCGACTCACTTATGCATTGCGACTCAAGCGGTCGAACTTCCTTCTGTAAATGCCCTGCTGATGGCCTTTACTGAATTTCAGCCTACATCAGGTGGACGCAGACGCCATTACGCTCAGTTAATTTCTCCGACAAGACATAGTTAAGCCAACGCCAAAAACAACTGGATAGCACCAACCACCTATTGATGCGCAATGAAGAACACGAGCGCTTCGGCAATGCTGAATGTTCGACAATGCGTCGATTATGGGACGTTGGATCAACCTTTCGAGATGCGGACGCGAATGGAATGCACTTTGTGACGAAATTGGCAACCGGTATCGTGTGGTCTACGTTGCGCTACGTTGTATATTGGAACCCGAAAGTCGCGACGAACAAAACGGTTGAACCCGAGTTGCCGGGATGACGGTTTTGGAAATGAAGCACCTGCGGCAACCGTTAGCGTAGTCGTTACTTGCTGGCGCATACTTGGTCGTTGTGGTCCTCCGGAGCGAACCTGCGATGTCGGCAACCCATTTGTAGCGCACCCAGATGGCAACCGTTTTACTGTCGACTTTTGTAGTTTCAGGTGCTACGTGACCCAGATACGACGGCTATGGATCGCATTCGCTGACGAAAGCCAAGAAAATGTAAGATGAACTTCTGAACGAGACAGCGGCCGATTAGTGGAAAAGACCAGATCTGCTGGAAAATCTGCGGCAGACTTTTCCGAATTGTTGTCACTGGCAGACAAGGATGCAAAGAGATTGATGGCACCACAAAGATTCATGCGCAAGGTCGGACCAGGGAGATCACGAATGAGCCGCGTCTGGCGGCGGAAATCATCTGACGGCGCAAACGTAGCAGGTATGGCCGTACGGCGAATACTGAAATAGCGGGACGCAAGTAACAACAAGATGCAGCCGAGTTGGCGTCGGCGGCTTTCACATGGTAAGTCAACTCGCGCGCCAACCGGCTGATCTGGCGTTAGCTGGCAAACCAAAACCACATGGCAACACCCGAGTACAGTCCTGACGATATCGAGATCATTGACGGGCTGAACGGCAGTCTGAAGACGGCCTGCGATGTTCGTCGGTCCGCTCGACGATCCTGCCGCGATCAACACGTTGCTCACTGAATCACTCTGCATCGCACTCGACAACGCAATAACCGGTTGTGCGACAGCGATCACAATCACAACGGCAGCCGACGATGCAGGTGCCGCTACCGTCCGCGACGACGGCCCCGGGTTCGATGTCGAAATCTTCCCACAACGGTATGACCACACCGAAATTCCTGCTCACGCAACTGCACGTCGCAAAGCAAAAACAACACTCGTCAATGAAACGCTGTGCGGTATTGGTATCTTCGCTGGCAAACGCTCTCAGCAAGTCACTGGTCGTCGAGACGGTTCAACATGGTTTGCCTTGGGCGACAAAGATTATTCATGCGGCAAGGCAACGGGGCCGATCCGGAAAATCGAACCCGCCGCAGAACAGTGGCAACAGATCACTTTCCAGCCCGATCCTGGACATCTTTGGTTCAAGTCATGGTCATCGGACTACTTTTCCGGACTGGTTCATAAAGCAGTTTGACCTTCGGTCGGCCACGGTTAATCTTTGCCACGGCACGACGTCGACCCAACTGTATCCGTATCCCGAAAACGCCAGCTAACAATACAATGCACCGGATTTGCCGTCCGGGTCGAATCTGAATTTGTCGCCGCTGGCGGCAACCTGGTGATTGTGGTCGTTCGCCGCTTCAACAAGGCCACCTGATGCCGAGTGAGTTCGAAACATTCACGTCCTGGAACGTAATCGAGCCAGCGGGCCCTTGACTCTTGAGGCCATTCGTTCAACTATGCCAATGGGGATTTTCGAATATCACCTTCTTTGTACAAAGGCAGCACTCAGTTTGCATGCGCTTCGCGAGCGTGTCACGTCTATGTGCTCAGTGGCTCGTGCAGCTACGAGATGAAAGGTCGGGTCTGGAAATTGGACGGCCCCTGCTACACTGAACTTCCGGCCGGACAATTTAACTTTCGTGTCGATTGCGATTCTTCTGTTGAACTCGTGAGCGTATGGGAGTTGCCCGTCGGCTTCCGGGTCCGCGATAGAAGCAACGAACCAAGCGATGGACCGAGTCGCTGAACGGCCTGTTTTTCCATGGGATGATCGCTCGCGGCGACCGCGGTCATCGCAATCGTCGTTCGGCGTCAGAGCAGGAATTGTGACATATGGGTTCGCAGGATGGGAAATCTTCGGAAGGCATGACACGAAAGTGTTGGTTCGGACGGCAGCTGAGACCATTCTGATGTTACGAGACGCCGAGCAACTCATGGGCGGAAGGCTTGGTGTGGAAGGTTTAGAACGAGCCATGCTCGTCTCGGCGATGCGATCCAAAGTGGCGATGGCCTCGGCGAGCTGACCCTCCACGCCTTAGCAGACTTCGTGCCGATGGCGTTCGTGGCGGGATAGCGTTGTCGGACTCCGGGGTGAGTTTGCCCGACCATCGCCGCAAGGATTCTCGCAACTGCATCCGCGAGTACCGACGCCTGACGAGGAACTGATATACCGCGAAGCAGACGCTGGCCCAGATGTGGTGGCAGAGTCGCCGACGATGTTCGCTACGCTCCAGCGCTGGAATGGTGCATTGGCGTTGGTCGAGAACGCCCTTGCCAGGGGGGCAAAAAGGGAGCGACCTTGAGTTTGCCCCCACGTTGCTAAATGGGCCGGATGATGTGCCCTCTGCTGGCAAAACGCCCGACCTTCCCGGAACGACCTTGGTGGCTGTCGCAGTGGATGCCCAAGCCCTGGTAAAAGCCCTGGTGGTACCAATCGGCTGTGCGCTCGCTGGAACAGCGGCTGAACACTTCGCAACAGTAAAGGCACGCCGGAACGGCAGTTTGAACCGAGTGGCGAAACAACCGAATTGACGTGGAACGTCGCTCACCGCCACCCGGTTAGCTTAGACGTTCTTCCGCTAACCACTCACGCGACCAATGGTGAGAAAATGACACTGCTGAAACCTGACGTGCTTGAATCACAATTGCCGCTGTTGTCTGCATTGTGCTTGTTGGTTGCGGCTCCGGAAAACACCACAGACAGACGGCAACGAATCAAGGTCTTCAAGTCCGCTGTTCGGTTCGAATGACCAAACACAACTCCGTTTGATGATAAAAATGTCGCAAAGGTCAAGGTGCTCGCTGATGGGACGATTTCCTGCTGAATGACAAACAGGTCGTCATTGACGAACTTAAGACCGCTTTCGCAGAACTCAAAGAAAAGAACGGCGTGGTTTGGTACTACCGTGAAAAAGGGGCGGGCGAACCGCCGCCACAGGCAATGTCCGTAATGGAGGCCGTCGTGGATGCAAAACTCCCGATTAAGCTATCCTCCAATCCTGACTTCTCGGATTCAGTCGGCCCAGGTGGCAACTGAATCCGCGGAAGAACAAACGGCTTAACTGTGAGCGGCGGATCACGTCGGAATTGAAGCAACGGTTTCTGGCCGCCGCCACGTTGACCGTAGCGTTATTTGGCAAACAGCATGACCCACGATCAGTTCTGGCAAATCATCGACACCGCGTGCTGTTCTGATCCACGATCCGCCGAAGACTGGGACCAACGACTCACCGATGTGCTAGCTCAACTGCCCGCGGAGGAGATCGCTCAGCGGAATCACCGAATTTGACTGTCTCGCGGCTCAAGCGTATCGCACCGATTTATGGGCGGCCGCGTATCTTATTAATGGCGCGTCCGACGATGGTTTCTACTATTTTCGGTGTTGGCTCATTGGAATGGGCAAGCAAATCTACCACGACGCTGTCGCGAATCCTGACAGTCTTGCGGATGTGGCATCGCCGGTGTGGTTCGCCGAAGTATTGATGCCGAGGCGGAAATTTATGCGGCGGCACATCGCGCGTGGATGCGCGTCACAGGACAACCAGACACGGCTGAATATCCCGCTCGAAACGAATCCGCCGAATTGGTTGGCGAGGACTGGAATTTCGCCGACAATACTGGAAATGCAAAAACACCTGCCCAGACCGCAGCGTTGTGCGAAGAACAGTGACCCGAGTGCTGGCACAAAGCCAAATAACCATGCGGTGAACGGGAGCCACCGATGCCGCGAGTCTTGAAATCATAGGTTCTTGGCGGCGGCCCCGTTACCACCGTCGTTCTGCGGCAAAATCCATGGTAACTGACAAAAAAATCTTCCCGAGTGTTGGTGATACTTTTGCCATCAAACTGCGCCCGGGATTGTGGGGCTGTTGTCGCGTAATCAAGATCCCCAACGGTCACGGATGTCTGGAGAAATTCGTAACCGCAGAACAATCCAATGCACACCGAGCTGCGGTGGTGCGTGTTTCACACTTTACAACATCACTCGCCGCAGCCGGGTGATTGCGGTCGTTCTGTCTGAAAGCCTGTAATGAATCGATTCATTGTGCCGTCGTTGTTGGCCGTAAGTTTCATTGGCTGCACCTCGGGTGATGATCCTGCCTCTAACGTCGCCTCAGCACCTGTGGTGCAACAGTCCAGCGTCGCTGCTCCAGTGTCCACTACGCCAACCGAGCAGGAACCTTCAGCAGAGAAGCAATCGCCCGATGTGATTCCTGACGGTTGGGTAGAGCTTCAAGAATCGAACAATCAATACGCAATTGTTGTCCCAAAGGATTGGGGTCCTATCTCGCCAGACGCACTGGCCGCCCAAGGCAAGGCGGTTTCCGGGCCAAAAATGAAGATTGATTATATCGCCGGATATCAAGTGTTGGCGGCGGATCTCTTTGTGCATCCATTCATCCTTGTTCGAAAGCTTCCTGCTCGACTCATGCCGAAAGACAAGATTAAGGCGGCACAGGACCTGTTTGAAGCCTCTGGCAGTGCCATGGCAAAAGAGGCTGCGAAGCAAAGCGGCATCAATATTTCCATGACTGTTGGCGTGCCGGTACTCGATGAGGCCACAGGAATCGTGTGGCTTAAAAGCGAACTTGATGGCCCGGAGGGTTTAAAAGTTGAAGGGCTTGCTGCACACTACTATGTCGGCGACAGCATTTTTCAGTTCAACGCTGGCACGATTTCAACTCGGAGCACTGAGGATTGGCCAATACTCAAACAGATTGTCAGTACAGTTAAGTTCAAGAACCAGTAGGGCTGAAGCATTTGGTTCGACAATCGCGACAAAAGCAGAACAAGGCCATGCAGCGGACTGGCGGTACCTCGCGTCTTGACATGGATACTCTTCTCCCGCTATCGGCTGATGGCAGTCGTTCTGTCGGTGACCATCCCGCATCCAACAAAGGCCAAGAACATGACACATCCACGCACTGGGAGTCGCAAGCTTATTAACCTGTCTTTGCTCGTGTGTGTTTGTCTAGTTGTGACTGTTGCCTT
This genomic interval from Planctomycetaceae bacterium contains the following:
- the serA gene encoding phosphoglycerate dehydrogenase encodes the protein MYRVLITDSLSKAGLKILEETEGIEPVVRSGLTPEQVREELQSCDAIIIRSGTTLTPEILDGQKRLKAIARAGVGVDNINLDAATRAGILVMNTPAGNTISTAEHTFAMMLALSRNIGPAHASMKAGKWDRKSFQGRQLAGKTLAVIGLGRIGLSVAQRAVAFEMNVLGYDPFLSEDKAKELGIDLFRDVDEIITRCDYLTVHTPLTNETRGMINAERLKKMKPGVQLINCARGGIIDENDLADAIESGHVGGAAIDVFVEEPPTDRRLVDLPQVLATPHLGASTEEAQQLVAIEAAEMVCGYLLRNEIRCAVNMAPVSATEMQDLKHYLDLSHRLGLLGSQMIKGQGLKSAEIIFRGDAANRKTRLMTSSFTVGLLEGSLDQSVNIINATAIAQSRGIPITESSSGDCENFSSMISIVLTTDHGRFEASGTIFGNQFLRLVRLGEFHFEAYLDGLLLIYRHRDVPGLIGYIGTIFGEHKVNIAHMALGRKHAQPGGDSVAVLNLDSEPSADAIAQVLKHPEVSGVELVRLPSAAAELPWQGQS
- a CDS encoding DMT family transporter, with the translated sequence MSTAAVRRPESTQPPVPPLKTADSDAAKGVALGLLAAVGYSVANLALRQLAKGQGGFFWDVWISGMKALPTFLAAAVLLAMNISKGRTTFPAWSAFRPLIGAALLMQFGGNLGFQLALREIGLAITVPIVFSSIIVSGAIVGRIVVGDAVSVRTAISMGLMVASIGFLSAAAHTGGGSVDPSKSSASFGIAIALVSGVSYGLCGVVIRRVVQSKLPIEVTLLAFSVTGLLTLCPISAANLGISGLRAISGQDWWTMIAAGTFNAVGFFAITHALRFLTISRANVVNASQNAMCAVGAFVFFAEPLTSVTLAGIGLTIVGLLILDRK